In one Rutidosis leptorrhynchoides isolate AG116_Rl617_1_P2 chromosome 8, CSIRO_AGI_Rlap_v1, whole genome shotgun sequence genomic region, the following are encoded:
- the LOC139865042 gene encoding formin-like protein 6 has product MKLLFILSFLTLLSAHPTRRILHQPLFPVSSQPPPSPPPVTTTTPDDHPFFNENPSGQTSDQTQTQLQPPPFVGADTGPNNNNNNNNNPVSHPIASQPPTKPGKKIAVAISVGLVTLGMLSALAFYVYKHKSKHHGESQKLVNGRNSQRNNDDNSPPSSFLYIGTVEPSRSVTETTNGPQNVSPYHKLGSIKASERYRPSPDLQPLPPLSKPQPPAIISPPVTSSSSDDDEESNDFYTPHGSNASTEDGYSNPRSKQSRLVNNNDRSLVTQQRKEARSISPVAHSKRTSPRSRLSVSSSADIKPDTAPMQQPPAPPPRPPLAPAAMEYCQPLAITYGPRRTKFAAAPPPPPDMTRLHSVNNQSQQKPKLAPPPPPPPPPPPPPPPPPPPPPVIQTPRVIKTSPVKAISTQQVAILESRSQSPKIKPLEEVNDNGVEGDDDADGLKPKLKPLHWDKVRATSDRATVWDQLKSSSFQLNEDMMESLFGCNAVNSAKKEETRKPVLPPVEKENRVLDPKKSQNIAILLRALNVTREEVSEALLDGNPEGLGAELLETLVKMAPTKEEEIKLRDYKGDMSKLGSAERFLKSILDIPFAFKRVEAMLYRANFETEINYLRTSFTALEKASEELKNSRLFLKLLEAVLRTGNRMNVGTNRGEATAFKLDTLLKLVDIKGTDGKTTLLHFVVQEIIRSEGTDSDTKTNGYGNSTTPFKKHGLQVVSGLSRELSNVKKAAGMDSDVLSGYVTKLEIGLHKIILAGHEKPDTQGNFFESMKMFLKEAEIEIEKIKIDEKKALASVREVTEYFHGDTAREGAQPFRIFMIVRDFLGVLDHVCKEVGQMQDSTMMGSGRSFRIAATASLPVLNRFNVHQSVSSDDDSSYSSP; this is encoded by the exons ATGAAACTCCTTTTTATCCTATCTTTTTTAACTTTACTTTCAGCCCATCCCACTAGAAGAATTCTCCACCAGCCACTTTTTCCGGTCAGTtcacaaccaccaccatcaccaccaccagtcACCACCACCACCCCTGATGACCACCCTTTCTTCAATGAAAACCCAAGTGGTCAAACATCAGATCAAACCCAAACCCAATTACAACCACCACCATTTGTTGGAGCCGATAcgggtcccaacaacaacaataataacaataacaacccggTTTCGCACCCAATTGCATCACAACCACCAACAAAACCAGGTAAGAAAATAGCTGTTGCTATTTCAGTTGGGTTAGTTACTTTAGGCATGTTGTCAGCATTAGCATTTTATGTCTACAAACATAAGTCTAAACACCATGGTGAGTCACAAAAGCTTGTTAATGGACGGAATTCGCAACGGAATAACGACGATAACAGTCCACCGTCAAGTTTTCTTTACATTGGAACTGTTGAACCATCAAGATCTGTTACTGAAACAACCAATGGACCACAAAATGTTTCACCTTATCATAAATTGGGATCGATTAAAGCATCCGAACGGTATAGACCGAGCCCTGATCTTCAACCACTTCCACCGTTAAGTAAACCGCAACCACCAGCGATTATTTCGCCACCCGTGACATCATCTTcttcagatgatgatgaagaaagtaATGATTTTTATACACCTCATGGATCGAACGCAAGTACTGAAGATGGGTATTCGAATCCCAGATCAAAACAGAGTCGTTTGGTTAATAATAATGATCGTAGTTTGGTGACCCAACAAAGAAAAGAAGCTCGGTCGATTAGTCCTGTGGCCCATTCGAAAAGAACTTCACCAAGGTCAAGACTTTCGGTTTCGTCTTCTGCAGATATAAAACCTGATACCGCCCCTATGCAGCAACCACCAGCTCCACCACCACGGCCGCCCCTAGCTCCGGCGGCGATGGAATACTGTCAGCCATTGGCGATAACATATGGTCCCAGAAGGACTAAATTTGCAGCTGCACCACCACCTCCACCGGATATGACACGTTTGCATTCAGTAAATAATCAGTCACAACAAAAGCCAAAATTGgctccgccaccaccaccacctccaccaccaccgcctccaccgccaccgccaccaccaccaccgccagTAATACAAACACCGAGAGTGATAAAAACTTCTCCGGTGAAAGCCATTTCAACACAACAAGTGGCAATATTGGAATCAAGAAGTCAAAGTCCTAAAATTAAGCCGTTGGAAGAAGTAAATGACAATGGTGTTGAAGGTGATGATGATGCAGATGGGTTGAAACCAAAGCTGAAGCCTTTACATTGGGACAAAGTACGAGCAACTTCCGATAGAGCAACCGTGTGGGACCAGCTAAAATCAAGCTCATTTCA ACTAAATGAAGACATGATGGAATCCCTTTTTGGATGTAATGCTGTCAATTCAGCAAAGAAAGAAGAGACACGGAAGCCAGTTCTACCTCCTGTTGAAAAGGAGAATCGAGTATTGGATCCGAAAAAGTCACAAAACATAGCGATTCTACTAAGAGCGTTAAATGTAACACGAGAGGAGGTATCTGAAGCACTTTTAGATG GAAATCCAGAAGGGTTAGGTGCTGAGCTGTTGGAAACACTGGTAAAGATGGCTCCAACCAAGGAAGAAGAAATTAAACTTAGAGATTATAAAGGTGACATGTCAAAACTAGGGTCAGCAGAAAGATTCCTAAAATCAATACTCGATATACCATTCGCGTTTAAACGAGTAGAAGCCATGCTCTACAGAGCAAATTTCGAGACCGAAATTAATTACCTCCGAACTTCATTCACAGCACTAGAG AAAGCAAGTGAGGAATTAAAGAACAGCCGTTTGTTTCTTAAACTACTTGAAGCTGTTTTGAGAACGGGTAATCGTATGAACGTTGGTACAAATCGAGGTGAAGCTACAGCTTTTAAACTTGACACGCTTTTAAAACTAGTAGATATAAAGGGAACAGATGGAAAAACTACATTGCTTCACTTTGTAGTTCAAGAAATAATAAGATCCGAAGGCACAGATTCTGACACTAAAACCAACGGTTATGGTAATAGTACGACGCCTTTTAAAAAACACGGGCTGCAGGTTGTTAGTGGGCTGAGTCGAGAATTAAGTAATGTCAAGAAAGCAGCAGGTATGGACTCTGATGTTCTCAGTGGGTACGTTACAAAACTTGAAATCGGGCTTCACAAAATTATATTGGCGGGCCATGAGAAGCCCGATACACAAGGAAACTTTTTTGAGTCAATGAAAATGTTTCTTAAAGAAGCGGAAATAGAGATTGAGAAGATTAAGATCGATGAAAAAAAGGCGTTGGCGTCTGTAAGAGAAGTAACTGAGTATTTTCATGGTGATACTGCACGAGAAGGGGCCCAACCGTTTAGGATTTTTATGATTGTGAGGGATTTCTTGGGTGTTTTGGATCATGTTTGTAAAGAAGTTGGTCAAATGCAGGATAGTACGATGATGGGTTCAGGGAGATCGTTTAGGATTGCAGCCACTGCATCGTTGCCAGTCTTGAATAGATTCAATGTACATCAGAGTGTTAGTTCAGATGACGATAGTTCATACTCATCTCCATAA